One genomic window of Dysgonomonas mossii includes the following:
- a CDS encoding plasmid mobilization protein, whose translation MHDNIKNNVSKNRVSARLKEKVISVRVTTMEYLALKKRARDAGMSLSSFARSSLLSAKVVQRIGKDDADTLRKLSGEANNLNQLARSANKDGFTSVAREITSLRNMIVDIINHLSDDWKNYAKSRF comes from the coding sequence ATGCATGATAATATAAAAAATAACGTATCAAAAAATAGAGTCTCTGCACGGTTGAAAGAGAAAGTCATTAGTGTAAGGGTTACAACAATGGAATATCTAGCCCTAAAAAAAAGAGCCCGGGATGCAGGTATGAGTTTAAGCAGTTTCGCCCGTTCTTCATTGCTCTCGGCTAAAGTAGTCCAGCGTATAGGCAAAGACGATGCAGATACGCTTCGCAAACTATCAGGAGAAGCCAATAACCTGAACCAATTGGCAAGGTCTGCCAACAAGGATGGCTTTACAAGTGTAGCTAGAGAAATAACAAGCCTGCGAAACATGATTGTAGATATTATTAACCATTTATCAGATGATTGGAAAAATTATGCAAAGAGCCGCTTTTAA
- a CDS encoding relaxase/mobilization nuclease domain-containing protein: protein MIGKIMQRAAFKGCVRYVMNKQEAKMIAADGVLLSNMDSIIRSFNTQRLMKPNIKHPVGHVSLSYLPDDADRLTNGAMVTLAKEYMQEMNITDTQYIIVRHYDNGNPHVHIVYNRINNNGKVISDKNDRYRNEAVCKKIKNKYGLSYGKGKDKVKQHKLRGKDKTKYQVHDGIKEALKKATDWTDFEKLLKEKGIGISFKYKGQPHEVQGISFTIGNVTFKGSEVDRNFSYLKLDKRLKENAQNYIQSKTTGRSFAKESNAQSQGAGIVGSLIDGLDSMSIFQTHGEDPQEERRQNEMERRQKQISRKNGKRPGLK, encoded by the coding sequence ATGATTGGAAAAATTATGCAAAGAGCCGCTTTTAAAGGATGTGTCCGCTATGTTATGAATAAGCAGGAGGCAAAGATGATAGCTGCCGACGGGGTACTTCTTTCTAATATGGATAGTATTATCAGGAGCTTTAATACCCAACGCCTGATGAAACCGAATATCAAGCATCCTGTCGGACATGTATCGTTAAGTTATCTGCCTGATGATGCTGACAGGCTTACCAACGGGGCCATGGTAACATTGGCCAAAGAATATATGCAGGAGATGAATATAACCGATACCCAGTATATCATCGTACGCCATTATGACAACGGAAATCCCCATGTACATATCGTCTATAACCGTATCAACAATAATGGAAAGGTGATAAGCGATAAGAACGACCGTTACCGCAATGAGGCTGTCTGTAAGAAAATAAAGAATAAATACGGATTGTCTTACGGTAAAGGAAAGGATAAAGTCAAGCAACATAAGCTAAGAGGCAAGGATAAAACCAAATATCAGGTGCATGATGGAATAAAAGAAGCTTTGAAAAAAGCAACCGATTGGACTGACTTTGAAAAGCTGTTAAAAGAAAAAGGCATAGGCATTTCCTTCAAATATAAAGGACAGCCCCATGAGGTACAGGGTATTTCCTTTACCATCGGCAATGTGACTTTCAAAGGTTCTGAGGTAGACCGTAATTTCAGTTACTTAAAACTTGATAAGCGACTGAAAGAAAATGCTCAGAATTATATTCAGAGTAAAACTACAGGGCGATCTTTTGCCAAAGAGAGCAACGCTCAAAGTCAGGGAGCCGGTATCGTCGGTTCACTGATCGATGGTTTAGATTCAATGTCGATATTCCAGACTCATGGTGAAGATCCGCAGGAAGAACGCAGGCAAAACGAGATGGAACGCAGGCAAAAACAAATAAGCAGAAAGAATGGTAAACGACCCGGATTAAAATAA
- a CDS encoding metallophosphoesterase, whose product MTKTNISFLHLTDLHIGDKLQKGLISQVSKVLLDDIDYILKKMSSLDVVFFTGDLVQRGSSEEYLLLEDFLKKMWNLFSKHGYNPYLLCVPGNHDLERINDPKDATHKVLCNWIKEDIRGGYFWEEPNQYYTFIEERFKNYTDWYNNTSIRKPDNLQWGYIPGDFCTSININGINLGVVGLNSAFLQLDGGNFKNRLGIYNDQIYSLFGDNYLEWLAEHNVSVLLTHHSPDWYEQNAIDEYKNEIYISDSFLEHLCGHMHEPSYSTISLNGFPSKRHFISPSLFGLETYGENISRIHGYTAGTYSFESGSITKTIWPRKSVFTQNGGLKISQNEEFNLDKDTASLTEFIASASSDKIEENSLSVLDLEKKSGNLFSEKTFVNSNLARTIYKENHSHIAIRLHDRNKAITHLTQYRHCWITTEFGLGEDEFIGSLLSKANIYHGNCFSINCDEATTIDGLMDCFSKTFSQNITKFFDIVNSLDRPLIVFNKISDELVENAAGLKEFSKTIFDFSPDVRVIFISNTIPDNRFFECIRLLPLDTPAIKQYVESSQEIQGSFSFLDYEKIYRISSGIPFYVDKVIEQLTFRPLSDLGDMELLISSDEDPDYILSATVKNEINLLSEDDSKQGSRRFSMLTIISLLHNGETFDRIRRFDPTKPFYPDDIAYLLKNKLIETIQVNTIFDNNYSDSEVIKIIKVPRLIRDYITSLITEDEKIDIYKTACNLYLGTDWRSTIKFIQSKDAELDLIIYQNLQIAIRSILQYGIKCGNDLEISRMARISLALIEDFTQKGAYKDAVSLTEETLLLIKDVNNDEFDVIRTYLIKNLGENLRMTSLHDRSISILKSLCDDENNSLSKNDRNDIRLSIAYAYKSKRNEEEALRYANLIKKNESKKNSSLYLSAEYVIINFIHDKIERISKLKALKAKAEKHHFQTLKANIILELCRIEKDENQIKLLDKIITESKNDIYNKVRALVTKTDIVLKSKNVDEITLEDLLGLDIAYSYTFYQRLVTLLNKCHNLAWEYWSKRNGFDQLLNLFRYSSFVWRLCNSPEEELIYLNKLYENPDFREWLEKNREGVNSAYYEQRIFALYNNDKALLPSL is encoded by the coding sequence ATGACTAAAACTAATATTTCATTTTTACATTTAACAGATTTACATATAGGAGACAAACTTCAAAAAGGACTTATATCCCAGGTTAGTAAAGTATTGTTAGATGATATAGACTATATTCTGAAGAAAATGTCTTCGCTTGATGTCGTATTTTTTACCGGAGACTTAGTCCAAAGAGGAAGCTCTGAAGAATATTTATTATTGGAAGATTTTTTGAAGAAGATGTGGAATCTTTTTTCAAAACATGGCTATAACCCTTATTTGTTATGTGTTCCTGGCAATCATGACCTGGAAAGAATAAACGACCCGAAAGATGCTACTCATAAGGTGTTGTGTAACTGGATAAAAGAAGATATTAGGGGCGGTTATTTTTGGGAAGAACCAAACCAGTATTATACATTTATTGAGGAGCGCTTTAAAAATTATACTGATTGGTATAATAATACGTCTATAAGGAAACCCGATAACCTCCAATGGGGATATATCCCAGGAGATTTCTGCACATCTATAAATATAAATGGTATCAATTTAGGGGTTGTTGGTCTAAATTCAGCATTTTTACAGCTAGATGGTGGTAACTTTAAAAATAGATTAGGGATATATAATGACCAAATTTACAGCTTATTCGGTGATAATTATCTGGAATGGCTAGCCGAACATAATGTATCAGTATTACTAACCCATCATAGCCCAGATTGGTATGAACAAAATGCTATTGATGAATATAAAAATGAGATTTATATTTCGGATAGTTTTCTTGAGCATTTATGTGGGCATATGCATGAACCATCCTATTCAACAATATCTTTGAACGGATTCCCAAGTAAGAGACATTTTATCTCACCATCACTATTCGGTCTTGAAACATATGGAGAGAATATATCTAGAATTCATGGATATACAGCAGGAACATATAGTTTTGAATCCGGCAGTATAACTAAAACAATATGGCCAAGGAAATCTGTTTTTACACAAAATGGCGGGTTGAAAATATCTCAGAATGAGGAATTCAACCTTGATAAGGATACAGCATCCCTAACAGAATTTATCGCTTCAGCTTCTTCAGATAAAATCGAAGAAAACTCATTGTCTGTTTTGGATTTAGAGAAAAAATCAGGAAACCTTTTTTCTGAGAAAACATTTGTTAATAGTAATTTAGCCAGAACTATATATAAAGAAAATCATTCTCATATTGCCATTCGGTTACATGACCGGAATAAAGCTATTACTCACTTAACGCAATATAGGCATTGCTGGATTACAACGGAATTCGGATTGGGCGAAGATGAATTTATTGGTTCTCTGCTTAGTAAAGCAAATATTTATCATGGTAACTGTTTTTCAATTAACTGTGATGAAGCGACAACAATAGATGGTTTAATGGATTGTTTTTCAAAGACCTTCTCTCAAAATATAACTAAATTTTTTGATATAGTTAATTCCCTTGACCGTCCTTTAATTGTATTTAATAAGATATCAGATGAATTAGTCGAAAATGCCGCGGGTTTAAAAGAGTTTAGTAAAACAATATTTGATTTCAGTCCGGATGTACGTGTGATCTTTATATCTAATACTATTCCAGATAATCGCTTCTTTGAATGTATCAGGCTATTGCCATTAGATACTCCTGCAATAAAACAATATGTGGAAAGTTCTCAAGAAATTCAGGGTTCATTCAGCTTTCTCGATTATGAAAAAATTTACAGGATATCAAGTGGCATACCTTTTTATGTAGATAAAGTCATTGAACAACTCACATTCCGTCCTCTATCTGACCTTGGAGATATGGAACTATTAATATCTTCAGATGAAGATCCTGATTATATATTGTCAGCGACTGTCAAAAATGAAATAAACCTACTATCTGAAGATGATAGTAAGCAAGGAAGCCGTAGATTTTCAATGCTTACTATTATATCACTTTTGCATAATGGAGAAACTTTTGACCGGATAAGAAGATTTGATCCCACCAAACCCTTTTATCCGGATGATATAGCATATCTTCTTAAAAATAAACTAATAGAAACAATACAGGTCAATACTATTTTTGACAATAATTACAGTGATAGTGAGGTAATTAAGATCATAAAAGTTCCAAGATTAATAAGAGACTATATTACATCGTTAATAACAGAAGATGAAAAAATTGATATATATAAGACAGCATGCAATCTATACTTAGGTACAGATTGGAGAAGTACCATTAAATTTATCCAGTCGAAGGATGCCGAATTAGATCTCATAATTTATCAAAATCTACAAATTGCAATCCGATCTATTTTACAATATGGCATTAAGTGCGGGAATGATTTGGAAATAAGCAGGATGGCTCGTATTTCACTTGCTCTTATTGAAGATTTTACCCAGAAAGGAGCTTACAAAGATGCAGTCTCGTTAACAGAAGAAACTCTTTTGCTAATTAAAGATGTTAATAATGATGAGTTTGATGTGATCCGAACTTATTTAATTAAAAATCTGGGAGAAAATCTTAGAATGACATCTTTGCATGACAGGTCAATATCTATATTAAAATCATTATGTGATGACGAAAATAATTCTTTAAGTAAAAATGACAGGAATGATATCCGATTATCTATCGCATATGCCTATAAATCAAAAAGAAATGAAGAAGAAGCATTAAGATATGCCAATCTCATAAAAAAGAACGAGTCGAAAAAAAACAGTAGCCTATATTTATCGGCTGAATATGTTATCATCAATTTTATCCACGATAAAATCGAAAGGATAAGTAAGTTGAAAGCATTAAAAGCAAAAGCAGAGAAACACCATTTCCAGACATTGAAAGCTAATATAATACTGGAATTGTGTAGAATAGAAAAGGATGAAAATCAAATAAAGCTTCTCGATAAAATTATAACAGAATCAAAAAACGATATATATAATAAGGTGAGGGCATTAGTTACAAAAACTGATATTGTCCTAAAATCAAAAAATGTCGATGAAATTACTTTAGAAGACCTTTTAGGACTGGATATTGCGTATAGTTATACATTTTATCAACGGCTTGTTACTCTACTAAATAAATGCCATAATTTAGCATGGGAATATTGGTCTAAACGTAACGGTTTTGATCAGCTCCTTAATTTATTCAGGTATTCTTCTTTTGTATGGAGATTATGTAATTCGCCAGAAGAAGAATTAATCTATTTGAATAAATTATATGAAAATCCTGATTTCCGAGAATGGCTTGAAAAAAATAGGGAAGGAGTAAATAGTGCGTATTATGAGCAACGAATTTTCGCATTATATAATAATGACAAAGCTCTTTTACCTTCTTTATGA
- a CDS encoding C10 family peptidase produces MKKTIKNNLFLIIIISLIFNACSNDDENVAYENKLDLESVSSLSNDELKSLVINYKELSGNEILNIVKDFQGSALKNQKGTKSTSISFEIKNKYYINKKSEGNSVTKTTKSISEDAVQAPIYEVKFKSNSEEGLALVSGDSRYPEVIAYIPVYIDTIKIHPIGSYAMMEMAKRTLLSELESYDIAGKTLRTATLEKISEAFNVTADNLSQNMIDQYILASSKNTKSRPEESPNTPTYMNIGPLCETLWHQGSPYNSLYPKAWVDIFFGMCEYGNYPAGCAVVAMAQIMAAIEPSMTCNSLKMDWAYLKQNPQIMGGDYFTAPDPLRKRDMVGALFKDIYDKSNSYPIWGTGQSDSWPPENVSCVQQVATTSTNVYNYFNSRSGVTYCGNYQKWNLDIVKNSLTNIRPVFAGGNSHAFVVDGYVLAKKTVSSVYNYNTYLHCNFGWQYSSATGYYLSNSNGSFTFETENGNYPDSALNIIPDIRKR; encoded by the coding sequence ATGAAAAAAACTATTAAAAATAATCTTTTTTTAATCATCATAATTAGTTTGATATTCAATGCTTGTAGCAATGATGATGAAAATGTAGCTTATGAAAATAAGTTGGATTTAGAATCTGTATCATCTTTAAGCAATGATGAGCTAAAAAGCCTTGTTATAAACTATAAAGAACTGTCGGGAAATGAAATCTTGAATATTGTAAAAGATTTTCAAGGTTCTGCATTAAAAAATCAAAAAGGGACAAAGTCTACAAGTATATCATTTGAAATCAAAAATAAGTATTATATTAACAAGAAATCAGAGGGCAATTCTGTGACCAAAACAACTAAATCAATTTCAGAAGATGCTGTTCAAGCACCTATATACGAAGTGAAATTTAAAAGCAATTCTGAGGAAGGTTTGGCTTTGGTTTCAGGCGATAGCCGTTATCCGGAAGTAATAGCCTATATTCCTGTATATATAGATACTATAAAAATACATCCTATTGGTTCTTATGCGATGATGGAAATGGCAAAAAGAACATTGTTATCAGAACTGGAAAGTTATGATATTGCAGGTAAAACTTTAAGAACTGCAACCTTAGAAAAGATAAGTGAAGCATTTAATGTTACTGCCGATAACCTTTCTCAGAATATGATAGACCAGTATATTTTAGCTTCTTCTAAAAATACAAAGTCAAGACCAGAAGAATCTCCGAATACACCTACCTATATGAATATTGGTCCATTATGCGAAACATTGTGGCATCAGGGATCACCATATAATTCATTGTATCCGAAAGCATGGGTAGATATTTTCTTTGGAATGTGTGAATACGGTAATTATCCTGCTGGCTGCGCAGTAGTTGCAATGGCACAGATAATGGCTGCAATTGAACCTTCAATGACATGCAATAGTCTAAAAATGGATTGGGCTTACCTGAAACAAAATCCTCAAATTATGGGTGGCGATTATTTTACAGCACCAGATCCGTTACGCAAGAGAGATATGGTTGGGGCATTATTCAAAGATATTTATGATAAAAGCAACTCATATCCAATATGGGGTACAGGACAATCAGATTCTTGGCCACCGGAAAATGTTTCGTGTGTTCAGCAAGTAGCAACTACATCTACCAATGTTTATAACTATTTCAACTCACGAAGCGGTGTTACATATTGTGGAAATTATCAAAAATGGAATCTAGATATTGTTAAAAATTCACTTACAAATATAAGGCCTGTATTCGCTGGAGGAAATAGCCATGCCTTTGTTGTCGATGGTTATGTATTAGCTAAGAAAACAGTAAGCTCCGTATATAATTATAATACGTATCTTCATTGTAATTTTGGTTGGCAATATTCATCTGCGACAGGCTATTATTTATCTAATTCTAATGGTAGCTTTACATTTGAAACCGAAAATGGAAATTATCCTGATTCAGCATTGAATATTATACCGGATATAAGAAAAAGATAA
- a CDS encoding phage Gp37/Gp68 family protein, giving the protein MKTTKIEWTDKTWNPITGCSKISSGCKNCYAETMSIRLKAMGTTKYADGFQLTLHEECLNEPLAWKKPHVIFVCSMSDIFHEKVPFSFVDKILKVIEQTPQHNYQILTKRANRMNEYFLNKKIPNNVWLGVTVDVSSSKERIDSIRNIEASIKFLSCEPLLEDLGELNLNNIDWVIVGGESGSKARPMEKEWVLSIKMQCEQSGSAFFFKQWGTWGGDGIKRNKKANGKLINGKVYQEMPIKE; this is encoded by the coding sequence ATGAAAACGACAAAAATAGAATGGACAGATAAGACTTGGAATCCTATAACAGGATGTTCTAAGATCTCGTCTGGATGTAAGAACTGCTATGCAGAAACAATGTCCATCCGTTTAAAGGCAATGGGTACAACAAAATATGCGGACGGATTTCAATTGACTTTACATGAGGAATGTTTAAATGAGCCTTTAGCATGGAAAAAACCCCATGTCATATTTGTTTGCTCAATGAGTGATATTTTTCATGAAAAGGTTCCCTTTAGTTTTGTTGATAAAATATTGAAAGTGATAGAACAAACCCCTCAACATAATTATCAAATATTGACAAAGAGAGCGAATCGAATGAATGAATATTTCTTAAATAAGAAAATTCCCAATAATGTATGGCTTGGGGTAACTGTTGATGTTTCTTCATCTAAAGAAAGGATAGATTCAATAAGAAATATAGAAGCCTCAATCAAATTCTTATCATGTGAGCCTTTATTGGAAGATTTGGGAGAGCTGAATCTAAATAACATCGATTGGGTTATAGTGGGAGGAGAAAGTGGCTCTAAAGCACGCCCAATGGAAAAAGAGTGGGTTTTATCAATAAAGATGCAATGCGAACAATCTGGTTCTGCTTTTTTCTTTAAACAATGGGGAACATGGGGTGGAGATGGTATAAAAAGGAATAAGAAGGCTAATGGTAAACTTATTAATGGAAAAGTATATCAGGAAATGCCTATTAAAGAATAA
- a CDS encoding helix-turn-helix domain-containing protein encodes MTNDLIAKRLEKIENLLMGQKDVFTFEECCQYTGISKTYMYKLTCTNKIPHFKPHGKTIYFSKEEIDRWLLKNPIKTTEQLEQEAATYVVSPNSKRKK; translated from the coding sequence ATGACTAATGATTTAATCGCAAAACGTCTGGAGAAGATAGAAAATCTTCTTATGGGACAAAAAGATGTATTCACTTTTGAGGAATGCTGTCAATACACAGGAATATCCAAAACCTATATGTATAAACTGACATGTACCAACAAAATCCCTCATTTTAAACCTCACGGGAAAACCATTTATTTCAGTAAGGAAGAAATAGACAGATGGCTGTTAAAGAACCCGATTAAAACAACAGAACAATTAGAACAGGAGGCAGCAACCTATGTTGTCTCTCCAAATTCAAAACGAAAGAAATAA
- a CDS encoding C10 family peptidase, which translates to MKKYTYFLYIALFAFITSCSNDLVDGISSNQENKINVEKQVSLDEAKAFVDKFMTSRANSDISLKKKSFLANNDYDILPITSESGTVVMYSINYNDNGGYLLLSADKEDKTILALNDSGRFDMSSIRNNPAMNSWLQEKSLEIEKSLISKVNIENQKYGLWNYITNEQDTIVEIQFIVDKNTDGKNTKSHKGSYNLPWVNPSTGTVVQWGQQSPYNYHAKVSGALAGCPAVAVGMLCFNYSYPYNSNWPYWYMPYKLTSTGDNHIARMFRDIADQIPDYTWGTNASGAMPNDIVTGIKRLGYEDVRMINYDFRTVHTNLVRGYPVLIGGYASIYGGGHIWYCDGYKEITYHVKRTVLGIVVDSWYEYEDMLYMNWGWNGDSNGWYNETDFGGMYNVQRQIYVNLYPPY; encoded by the coding sequence ATGAAGAAATATACATATTTTCTATATATAGCATTATTTGCATTCATCACATCTTGTAGTAATGATTTGGTGGATGGAATATCATCAAATCAAGAGAACAAAATTAATGTTGAGAAACAAGTATCTCTTGATGAAGCCAAAGCATTTGTCGATAAATTTATGACCTCTAGGGCTAATTCTGATATCAGCCTGAAAAAGAAAAGTTTTTTAGCTAATAATGATTATGATATTCTTCCTATCACTTCAGAGTCTGGAACGGTTGTAATGTATTCCATCAATTATAATGATAATGGTGGCTATTTGCTCCTGTCTGCCGATAAGGAAGATAAAACTATATTAGCCCTAAACGATTCCGGACGATTTGATATGTCATCAATACGAAACAATCCTGCAATGAACAGTTGGTTGCAAGAAAAAAGTTTGGAGATAGAAAAATCATTAATAAGTAAGGTAAATATAGAAAATCAAAAATATGGTCTATGGAACTATATTACTAACGAACAAGATACAATTGTAGAAATTCAATTTATTGTTGATAAAAATACGGATGGTAAAAATACTAAAAGCCATAAGGGTTCTTATAATTTGCCGTGGGTAAATCCGTCAACAGGTACAGTTGTTCAATGGGGTCAACAATCTCCATATAACTATCATGCCAAAGTTTCAGGTGCTTTAGCCGGTTGTCCTGCTGTAGCTGTGGGTATGTTGTGCTTTAATTATAGTTATCCGTATAATTCAAACTGGCCATATTGGTACATGCCTTATAAATTAACTTCAACAGGTGATAATCACATTGCAAGAATGTTTAGAGACATTGCCGATCAAATACCTGATTATACTTGGGGCACGAATGCCAGTGGAGCTATGCCAAATGATATTGTTACAGGTATCAAACGACTGGGATATGAAGATGTAAGAATGATAAATTATGACTTTAGGACAGTACATACTAATTTAGTTAGAGGATATCCGGTACTGATTGGAGGATATGCAAGCATATATGGTGGCGGACACATTTGGTATTGTGATGGTTATAAAGAAATAACTTACCATGTAAAAAGGACGGTTTTGGGTATTGTAGTTGATTCTTGGTATGAATACGAAGATATGCTTTATATGAATTGGGGTTGGAACGGCGATTCTAATGGATGGTATAATGAAACTGATTTTGGAGGCATGTATAATGTACAAAGACAAATTTATGTAAACTTATACCCACCGTATTAA
- the tcmP gene encoding three-Cys-motif partner protein TcmP has product MAKKDIHKSSFDDGTKIKLHILKEYFKEWLPVFTKRKELFWKDIYVYDFFAGEGTDIDGQLGSPLIIIDEIKTHCKALKDRNISCSLIFNEFDSSKVETLHLKVQNLKESCSKEDICPNKNSKVCPFSLEIHNKDFQTFFNNMYLQISEESKLPRFMFLDQYGIKQITNDIFKKLVSLNRTDFIFFISSSFADRFADMPEFRQYLNLSREDFDIGKPYQCHRVIFNYYKHLIPSDTQYFLAPFSIKKKNNIYGLIFGTNHTLGIEKFLNICWKINDQTGDANFDIDNEKINRIQPNLFAEFDIPNKLALFKEELKNKISKKEICSNIEMYNFAFEMGCLPKHANDVIKEMVNDKVLKRKPSLVNTNVHKVSEDKFELS; this is encoded by the coding sequence ATGGCTAAAAAAGATATTCACAAGTCAAGCTTTGATGATGGGACAAAAATTAAGCTTCATATCTTAAAAGAATATTTTAAAGAATGGCTACCAGTATTTACCAAGAGAAAGGAGCTTTTTTGGAAAGATATTTATGTCTATGATTTTTTTGCAGGAGAAGGGACAGATATTGATGGTCAGCTAGGAAGTCCATTAATCATTATTGATGAAATAAAAACACATTGTAAAGCTTTAAAAGATAGGAATATCTCATGCAGTCTAATCTTTAATGAATTCGATTCTTCTAAAGTTGAAACATTACATTTGAAAGTTCAGAATCTAAAAGAATCTTGTTCCAAAGAGGATATTTGTCCCAATAAAAATTCTAAAGTATGTCCTTTTAGTTTAGAAATTCATAATAAAGATTTTCAAACATTCTTTAATAACATGTATTTGCAAATATCAGAAGAGTCTAAATTGCCTCGATTTATGTTTCTTGACCAATATGGTATTAAACAGATAACTAATGATATTTTCAAAAAACTAGTGTCATTAAATCGTACGGATTTTATATTCTTTATATCATCCTCTTTTGCTGATAGATTTGCAGATATGCCGGAATTTAGACAATATCTGAATTTATCTCGAGAAGATTTTGATATAGGTAAGCCTTATCAATGCCATAGAGTTATTTTTAATTACTATAAGCATTTAATACCATCAGACACTCAGTATTTTTTAGCTCCTTTTTCAATTAAGAAAAAAAATAATATATATGGACTTATTTTTGGGACAAATCACACTCTTGGTATTGAAAAGTTTTTGAATATCTGTTGGAAAATAAATGATCAAACAGGTGATGCTAATTTTGATATTGATAATGAAAAGATAAATAGAATCCAACCGAATTTATTTGCTGAATTTGATATCCCCAATAAACTTGCGTTATTCAAAGAGGAGTTAAAAAATAAGATATCTAAAAAGGAAATTTGTTCTAATATTGAAATGTATAACTTTGCATTCGAAATGGGCTGTTTGCCTAAACATGCTAATGACGTTATAAAAGAAATGGTTAATGATAAAGTTCTAAAAAGAAAACCTTCTCTGGTGAATACGAATGTTCATAAAGTTAGTGAAGATAAATTTGAACTGTCATGA